In Carassius auratus strain Wakin unplaced genomic scaffold, ASM336829v1 scaf_tig00003102, whole genome shotgun sequence, a genomic segment contains:
- the LOC113070150 gene encoding vitamin K epoxide reductase complex subunit 1-like protein 1, translating to MAAPVLRVSTPRWERIVRLLVCLSGILLSLYAFHVEREKTRDANYRAMCDLSSSISCSKVFTSRWGRGFGLLGTIFGNDSAVNQPNSVYGILFYIFQLLLGKNRISHVDCRL from the exons ATGGCGGCGCCCGTCTTGCGAGTGTCCACCCCTCGCTGGGAACGGATAGTGCGGCTGCTCGTGTGTCTCTCAGGAATCCTGTTATCCCTGTACGCTTTCCATGTGGAGAGGGAAAAGACCCGCGACGCCAACTACCGCGCCATGTGCGATCTGAGCAGCTCCATCAGCTGCTCCAAAGTCTTCACGTCCAG ATGGGGTCGAGGATTTGGACTCTTAGGAACCATTTTTGGGAATGACAGTGCAGTAAACCAGCCAAACAGTGTCTATGGAATCTTGTTTTATATCTTTCAGCTGTTACTAGGTAAGAACCGCATCAGCCACGTCGATTGCAGATTATGA